In Panicum virgatum strain AP13 chromosome 4N, P.virgatum_v5, whole genome shotgun sequence, a single window of DNA contains:
- the LOC120671072 gene encoding uncharacterized protein LOC120671072, translating to MARGLRGVRDDLSELGRHLLDIACFLHPLLNPAHTDSPPATPTAAGAGRRPPPRAPRRSPSPHPPSSPSLLAGILTDLAEIGGSLRGGFSRAATQHEHAAAELLQAAATPPPPAAAAAVAQVPDDVMGAARALAARPEAWIDFPVLALDENSIISDIQRDHLESIEKLVPDLASLRTRLCPSYMDEDVFWKIYFKLLELNINEHSSEEDNQSVPNSHHINEIESDSPPHVCEIESVKSNQEGYQSSDGQAFPKSRSERSIDQWVFAKSKSEDSMDQWSEIPSDVESFREGKRYLSSEELSDVDSANVVVMDKYMDSLLSDRRNLPYASSSVRRDSVRRKPASSTDYSHRPPQPTPPASLSKKESWDVIEDSEFDILDS from the exons ATGGCGCGCGGGCTGCGCGGCGTCCGCGACGACCTCTCGGAGCTGGGGCGCCACCTCCTCGACATCGCCTGCTTCCTGCACCCGCTCCTCAACCCGGCGCACACCGACTCCCCGCCGGCCACGcccacggccgccggcgccggccgccggccgcccccgcgcgcgccgcggcgctccCCGTCGCCTCACCCGCCGTCGTCCCCGTCGCTGCTCGCGGGCATCCTCACCGACCTCGCCGAGATCGGCGGCTCCCTCCGCGGCGGCTTCTCCCGCGCCGCGACCCAGCACgaacacgccgccgccgagctcctgcAGGCCGCCGCGACCCCGCCcccacctgccgccgccgccgccgtcgcgcaggTCCCCGATGATGTCATGGGAGCAGcgcgcgccctcgccgcgcgACCCGAGGCGTGGATCGACTTCCCCGTGCTCGCCCTAGACGAAA ATTCTATAATCTCTGATATTCAAAGAGATCATTTGGAATCCATTGAAAAACTTGTTCCAGATTTAGCATCTCTTAGGACTAGGCTTTGTCCTTCTTACATGGATGAAGATGTATTCTGGAAGATATACTTTAAGCTGCTTGAGTTGAACATAAATGAGCATAGTTCGGAG GAAGATAACCAGAGTGTGCCAAACTCACATCACATCAATGAGATAGAGTCAGATTCTCCGCCTCATGTGTGTGAGATAGAAAGTGTCAAAAGCAACCAAGAAGGCTATCAATCTTCAGATGGCCAAGCTTTTCCAAAGTCAAGATCTGAGCGAAGCATTGACCAATGGGTATTCGCAAAGTCAAAATCCGAGGATAGCATGGATCAGTGGTCCGAAATACCTTCGGATGTGGAATCTTTCAGAGAAGGTAAAAGATACCTTAGCAGCGAGGAGCTGAGTGACGTTGATAGTGCCAATGTTGTCGTCATGGACAAATACATGGACTCGCTCCTCTCAGACCGGAGGAACCTACCGTACGCTAGCTCCTCGGTCCGCCGGGATTCAGTCAGACGAAAACCTGCTTCATCCACCGACTACAGCCACCGTCCTCCGCAGCCAACTCCACCTGCATCGCTGTCCAAGAAGGAATCATGGGACGTCATTGAGGATTCGGAGTTTGATATACTTGACAGTTAG
- the LOC120671071 gene encoding putative clathrin assembly protein At5g35200 has product MAVGGTQPTLRKYLGALKDTTTVSLAKVNSDYKDLDIAIVKATNHVERPSKEKYIREIFLSISAARPRADVAYCIHALARRLSKTRNWAVALKTLIVIHRALREVDLTFREELINYGRSRSHMLNMAYFKDDSSAEAWDYSAWVRIYALYLEERLECFRVLKYDVETDPPRSRDLETAALLDHLPPLQQLLFRLLACQPQGASSYNIIIQHALSMVALESVKIYTAISDGTINLVDKFFEMQRSDAVRALDIYKRATNQAERLSEFYEVCKTIHIGRGEKFLKIEQPPASFLQTMEEYVRDAPTMAKEKAVLAIEYKKEPEEEEKPASPPPAPEPQAQPEPEPEPEPVIEEPPVAEPDLLGLNEPSPAATAIEEQNALALAIVPIDDVPKAAPAFENGITGWELALVTAPSSTETAVTSSKKLAGGLDLLTLDSLYDDANGRASQPASYNPWEAPPGPMLQTMAPATQDPFYASGGYAAPHAVQMAAMAQQQQAFMLQQQMMMAAPAAAVHHPMQMQVQQNPANPFGNPFAPAGAHPYGAAAGMPLHAGPGNAYTGLI; this is encoded by the exons ATGGCGGTTGGCGGAACTCAGCCGACCCTCAGGAAGTACCTTGGTGCTCTCAAGGACACAACAACTGTGAGCTTGGCAAAAGTGAATAGTGATTATAAG GATTTGGACATTGCAATTGTTAAGGCCACGAACCATGTTGAGCGTCCATCAAAGGAGAAGTACATAAGAG aaatttttctttctatttctgcTGCAAGGCCACGAGCAGATGTAGCTTACTGCATTCATGCCCTTGCTAGACGCCTTTCGAAGACTCGCAACTGGGCG GTTGCACTGAAGACATTGATTGTCATACACCGTGCTCTTCGAGAAGTTGATCTCACTTTTCGTGAAGAGCTTATCAATTATGGCAGATCTAGGTCCCATATGCTCAACATGGCCTACTTTAAGGATGACTCCAGTGCAGAAG CTTGGGATTATTCTGCGTGGGTGCGGATTTATGCTTTATATCTAGAGGAGAGGCTCGAATGTTTCCGAGTGCTGAAGTATGATGTAGAAACAGATCCACCG AGAAGTCGGGATCTTGAGACTGCTGCTTTGCTTGATCATCTGCCACCATTACAGCAGCTCCTTTTTCGGCTTCTTGCTTGCCAG CCACAAGGAGCATCATCTTACAATATAATAATCCAGCATGCACTTTCTATG GTTGCTTTAGAGAGTGTTAAGATCTACACAGCTATTAGCGACGGGACAATCAATCTGGTTGACAAG TTCTTTGAGATGCAAAGAAGCGATGCTGTTAGAGCACTGGATATATACAAAAGAGCAACTAACCAG GCTGAAAGACTCTCAGAATTCTATGAAGTGTGTAAAACTATACACATTGGGCGCGGTGAGAAGTTCTTAAAAATCGAACAG CCTCCAGCATCATTCTTACAGACTATGGAGGAGTATGTAAGAGATGCTCCTACGATGGCAAAGGAAAAG GCAGTGCTGGCGATAGAATACAAAAAAgagccagaggaggaagaaaaaccagcctcacctcctccagctccagaGCCACAAGCACAACCAGAACCCGAGCCGGAACCTGAACCTGTCATTGAGGAACCACCAGTAGCTGAACCAGATTTGCTG GGTCTGAATGAACCTAGCCCTGCTGCGACTGCGATAGAAGAGCAGAATGCTTTGGCGCTAGCAATCGTTCCGATAG ATGATGTTCCTAAAGCTGCTCCAGCCTTTGAAAATGGAATCACAGGCTGGGAACTAGCCCTTGTCACTGCACCGAGCTCGACTGAAACTGCTGTGACCTCAAGCAAAAAATTG GCTGGTGGTTTGGACCTGCTGACCCTGGACAGCTTGTACGACGACGCGAACGGGAGAGCGAGCCAGCCGGCGAGCTACAACCCCTGGGAGGCGCCCCCCGGGCCGATGCTGCAGACGATGGCGCCGGCGACGCAGGACCCGTTCTACGCGTCGGGCGGGTACGCGGCGCCCCACGCGGTGCAGATGGCCGCCatggcgcagcagcagcaggccttcatgctgcagcagcagatgatgatggcggcgccggcggccgccgtccACCACCCGATGCAGATGCAGGTGCAACAGAACCCCGCGAACCCGTTCGGCAACCCCttcgcccccgccggcgcgcacccctacggcgccgccgccggcatgccGCTCCACGCCGGGCCCGGCAACGCCTACACGGGGCTCATCTAG